The DNA sequence CTTATGTTTTCAGTGGCCAGAAAAATCCTTAATGCACATAAACATATTAGAGATGGAGAGTTTACCTGCTGGCATCCTTCATTGATGCTGGGAATGAATATTCATAACAGCACCCTCGGAGTATACGGTATGGGACGTATAGGATCAGCCGTTGCAAGAAGGGCTAAAGGATTTAATATGCGGGTGTTATATCAAAACAGGAGCAGAAATGAAAAAGCAGAGGAGGAAACCGGCGCTGAATTTGTAGATTTTGAAACGCTGCTTAGCGAATCTGACTATATTGTTATTACTTCTCCTTTGACTGATGAAACTAGAGGCAGGTTCGGCAGAGATGAATTTCAAAAAATGAAGCCTACTTCTATTATTATCAATATTGCAAGAGGACCAATTATCAAAGAGGCTGAGCTGGCAAGCGCTTTGAAAGAAGGACTTATTTGGGGAGCAGGGCTTGATGTGTTTGAAAATGAACCTGAAGTAAATGAAGAGCTACTGAAATTAGATAACGCTGTTTTAGTTCCACATATTGGAAGTGCATCAATTGAAACTAGAGTTAGAATGATTGATATGGCAGTTGAGAGCGTTGAAATTGCACTAACCGGAGGGGTGCCTAAACACCTGGTTAATCCCGAAGTTGTTAGGTGAGGCTATTTGTCCTCACTGCTTGAAGAAGATCCGAATAGTGACCTAAATGGGATTTTTAGCATATATAAAATTACAGAGGGACGAAGAAAAATAGATGTGAACTTCCAAATATCCGAGGGGGTCATATAGATCTGAGAATCCCAAACACCCATTTGCCCTGTTATTACCACAAACTCTCCCTCAACTGAGGCGTCTTTTACAGTAATATCAAAATCACCCGCGTCGCTGCTAACTCTCATAATTCCTCCGGCCTACAATTGGATTTTCATCCTTATTATCACACAAGTGAGATCCACTTTTCAATAGGA is a window from the Thermodesulfobacteriota bacterium genome containing:
- a CDS encoding D-glycerate dehydrogenase, whose amino-acid sequence is MKKIFITSQYPGESINRLSDKYNVTIYPKNTLPTRAELLENAKDSSALITTVSDIVDKMLIDQSPELKIVANAGVGYENVDIPYATEKGIFVANTPNVLTETTADLAWALMFSVARKILNAHKHIRDGEFTCWHPSLMLGMNIHNSTLGVYGMGRIGSAVARRAKGFNMRVLYQNRSRNEKAEEETGAEFVDFETLLSESDYIVITSPLTDETRGRFGRDEFQKMKPTSIIINIARGPIIKEAELASALKEGLIWGAGLDVFENEPEVNEELLKLDNAVLVPHIGSASIETRVRMIDMAVESVEIALTGGVPKHLVNPEVVR